A window of Candidatus Paracaedimonas acanthamoebae genomic DNA:
ATCTTTTCCAGGCAAAAAAGCATCAAAATTTTGGAATGATGTAAACTTCATTTATGGCTTATTTTTAATTGGTTTTTTAATTCAAAAATGATAAAATAAATCCTATTTTAACGTTAATTAAAATTTTTAAGTATTAAGTTTAATTTTGTTAAAATTAGATATAAAATTTTATATATTAAATTTAGAAATACTTTTTGTTATGAATGAAGATCTTTTAGCAGCAATCGATTTGGGTAGTAATACTTGTCGATTAATTATTGGTAAAAAAGATATTCAACATTTAGATATCATTGAAGTTTTTTCGCGAAATATTCGGCTCGGCGAAGGACTTGCTAAAACAGGTAAGTTAAACAAACTCGCAATGAAAAGAGCTTTTGATGTTTTGGAAACATGCGCAAAACGTTTGCGTCATCATGCCCCTTTTAAATTAAAAGCTGTTGCAACTGAAGCGTGTCGAAGGGCTCAAAATGGACCTGACTTTGTGAAGCAAGTTTCAGAGAAAACAGGTATTCATCTTGAAGTTGTCTCTCAACAGGAAGAAGCTTTGTTAGCTCTTAAGGGATGCGCAAGTATTTTAGATCCTTTAATTCCCTATGCTATTTTGTTTGATATTGGAGGGGCAAGTACAGAAATTCTATGGATTGAAATTAATAAGGATCGGCCTTTAAAGCTTATAGATTATATATCATTACCTTTTGGAGTTGTAACACTTGCTGAAGAATTTCCATATGAAAGTGCAAAATCATATTCTTTGATTGAACAGCGTACTCATGGTCTTCTAAAAAAATTTAGTGAGAAGAATAATATTTCTCATTACATAGAACA
This region includes:
- a CDS encoding Ppx/GppA family phosphatase, translating into MNEDLLAAIDLGSNTCRLIIGKKDIQHLDIIEVFSRNIRLGEGLAKTGKLNKLAMKRAFDVLETCAKRLRHHAPFKLKAVATEACRRAQNGPDFVKQVSEKTGIHLEVVSQQEEALLALKGCASILDPLIPYAILFDIGGASTEILWIEINKDRPLKLIDYISLPFGVVTLAEEFPYESAKSYSLIEQRTHGLLKKFSEKNNISHYIEQQQVQLVGSSGTATTTAALHLGLKRYQRERVDGLIMSLDEIFATIKYVQMMASEERMIHQCIGADRGDLILGGMAILDAICKLWPVEKIRVTDRGVREGILTELAFGPTHIPLPAVNSLFRVA